The following proteins come from a genomic window of Streptomyces sp. GS7:
- a CDS encoding C40 family peptidase, translated as MSPNALIPSHRKPRRSASSRALRAGVTGGFLTLAVTGATVPANALEKSVSETQEMPTITAALATSATESADAAQQAAFAYERQALQDAAAAKADKAANKAKAAAEKKAQAEAEAKKAADEARKAQDAAQTRASRSDDRTSLSTSSSATGSAAALVSFLKAQLGKAYVLGSSGPSSYDCSGLTQAAFSQIGVSLPRVSQSQSTAGTQVSLSNLQVGDILYWGSAGSAYHVAVYVGGGNFIGAQNPSTGIVERPLSYDEPTGAVRVL; from the coding sequence ATGTCCCCGAACGCACTCATACCCAGCCACCGGAAGCCCCGCCGTTCCGCGTCCTCGCGGGCCCTGCGTGCGGGCGTGACCGGTGGCTTCCTCACCCTCGCGGTAACCGGCGCCACCGTGCCGGCCAACGCCCTCGAGAAGTCCGTCTCCGAAACCCAGGAGATGCCCACCATCACGGCAGCACTGGCCACCAGTGCCACCGAGAGCGCGGACGCCGCCCAGCAGGCCGCGTTCGCCTACGAGCGCCAGGCGCTCCAGGACGCCGCGGCCGCCAAGGCCGACAAGGCGGCGAACAAGGCGAAGGCCGCCGCCGAGAAGAAGGCCCAGGCCGAGGCCGAGGCGAAGAAGGCCGCCGACGAGGCCCGCAAGGCCCAGGACGCCGCGCAGACCCGCGCCTCGCGCTCCGACGACCGCACCTCGCTCTCCACCTCCAGCAGCGCGACCGGCAGCGCCGCCGCCCTCGTCTCCTTCCTCAAGGCGCAGCTCGGCAAGGCGTACGTGCTCGGCTCCAGCGGCCCGTCCTCGTACGACTGCTCCGGCCTCACCCAGGCCGCGTTCTCCCAGATCGGCGTCAGCCTGCCGCGCGTCTCGCAGAGCCAGTCGACCGCCGGCACCCAGGTCAGCCTCAGCAACCTCCAGGTCGGGGACATCCTGTACTGGGGCAGCGCGGGCAGCGCCTACCACGTCGCCGTCTACGTCGGCGGCGGCAACTTCATCGGGGCCCAGAACCCGAGCACCGGCATCGTCGAGCGCCCGCTCAGCTACGACGAGCCCACCGGCGCGGTGCGCGTCCTCTGA
- a CDS encoding NADH-quinone oxidoreductase subunit A — translation MNAYAPILVLGALGAGFAIFSVVMATLIGPRRYNRAKLEAYECGIEPTPHPSGGGRFPIKYYLTAMLFIVFDIEIVFLYPWAVTFDALGLFGLVEMLLFALTVFVAYAYVWRRGGLEWD, via the coding sequence GTGAACGCTTACGCGCCCATCCTCGTACTGGGAGCCCTCGGGGCAGGCTTTGCGATCTTCTCCGTGGTCATGGCCACGCTCATCGGCCCCCGGCGCTACAACCGGGCCAAGCTCGAAGCGTACGAATGCGGAATCGAGCCGACGCCACACCCGTCCGGTGGCGGTCGCTTCCCGATCAAGTACTACCTGACGGCGATGCTCTTCATCGTCTTCGACATCGAGATCGTCTTCCTCTATCCCTGGGCCGTCACCTTCGACGCCCTGGGGCTTTTCGGGCTCGTCGAGATGCTCCTCTTCGCGCTCACCGTCTTCGTCGCCTACGCCTACGTCTGGCGTCGCGGCGGCCTGGAATGGGACTAG
- a CDS encoding NuoB/complex I 20 kDa subunit family protein, producing the protein MGLEEKLPSGFLLTTVEQAAGWVRKSSVFPATFGLACCAIEMMTTGAGRYDLARFGMEVFRGSPRQADLMIVAGRVSQKMAPVLRQVYDQMPNPKWVISMGVCASSGGMFNNYAIVQGVDHIVPVDIYLPGCPPRPEMLMDAILKLHQKIQSSKLGVNQVQAAHEAEEAALKALPLIEMPLSTEKKGLLR; encoded by the coding sequence ATGGGACTGGAAGAGAAGCTGCCCAGCGGCTTTTTGCTGACCACTGTCGAGCAGGCCGCGGGCTGGGTGCGCAAGTCGTCGGTCTTCCCCGCGACCTTCGGGCTGGCCTGCTGCGCCATCGAGATGATGACCACCGGCGCCGGGCGCTACGACCTGGCCCGCTTCGGCATGGAGGTCTTCCGCGGCTCCCCGCGGCAGGCGGACCTGATGATCGTGGCCGGCCGGGTGAGCCAGAAGATGGCGCCCGTCCTGCGGCAGGTCTACGACCAGATGCCGAACCCGAAGTGGGTGATTTCCATGGGGGTTTGCGCCTCGTCGGGCGGGATGTTCAACAACTACGCGATCGTCCAGGGCGTCGACCACATCGTTCCCGTCGACATCTACCTACCGGGCTGCCCGCCGCGCCCCGAGATGCTCATGGACGCCATCCTCAAGCTCCACCAGAAGATCCAGAGCAGCAAGCTCGGGGTCAATCAGGTGCAGGCGGCCCATGAAGCGGAGGAAGCGGCGCTCAAGGCCCTCCCGCTGATCGAGATGCCCCTCTCGACCGAAAAGAAGGGCCTGCTGCGGTGA
- a CDS encoding NADH-quinone oxidoreductase subunit C, with amino-acid sequence MSEPKNPETPDRPDEAVPAQRADTGEVIGTRHGMFGANNGGDTSGYGGLVRSVRLPGASARPYGGPSGAGEYGEFDEVADELEGALDEQGLVPENVIEKTVVDRGEITFHIAREHLPAAARTLRDDPALRFELCTGVSGVHYPGDQGRELHAVYHLRSITHNRLIRLEVSAPDADPHVPSLVGVYPTNDWHERETYDFFGLVFDGHPALTRIMMPDDWQGFPQRKDYPLGGIPVEYKGARIPAPDQRRSYT; translated from the coding sequence GTGAGCGAGCCGAAGAACCCCGAGACCCCGGACCGGCCGGACGAGGCCGTCCCGGCGCAGCGCGCGGACACCGGCGAGGTGATCGGCACCCGCCACGGGATGTTCGGCGCCAACAACGGAGGAGACACCTCCGGTTACGGCGGGCTGGTGCGCTCCGTCCGGCTGCCCGGCGCGAGCGCGCGGCCGTACGGCGGACCGTCCGGTGCGGGAGAGTACGGAGAGTTCGACGAGGTCGCCGACGAGCTGGAGGGCGCCCTGGACGAACAGGGCCTGGTGCCCGAGAACGTCATCGAGAAGACCGTCGTCGACCGCGGCGAGATCACCTTCCACATCGCCCGGGAGCATCTGCCGGCCGCCGCCAGGACGCTGCGCGACGACCCCGCGCTGCGCTTCGAGCTCTGCACGGGCGTGAGCGGCGTCCACTACCCCGGCGACCAGGGCCGCGAGCTGCACGCCGTCTACCACCTGCGTTCGATCACCCACAACCGGCTGATCCGGCTGGAGGTCTCGGCCCCGGACGCCGACCCGCACGTGCCCTCGCTCGTCGGGGTCTATCCGACCAACGACTGGCACGAGCGCGAGACCTACGACTTCTTCGGCCTCGTCTTCGACGGGCACCCGGCGCTCACGCGGATCATGATGCCGGACGACTGGCAGGGCTTCCCGCAGCGCAAGGACTACCCGCTCGGCGGCATTCCCGTCGAGTACAAGGGCGCCCGGATCCCGGCTCCCGACCAGCGGAGGTCGTACACCTGA
- a CDS encoding NADH-quinone oxidoreductase subunit D, translating to MSTPSEASRATPRETTEGTVYTVTGGDWDEVAAGAAKSDDERIIVNMGPQHPSTHGVLRLILEIDGETVTEARCGIGYLHTGIEKNLEYRTWTQGTTFVTRMDYLTPFFNETAYCLAVEKLLGITDQVPDRASVIRVLLMELNRLSSHLVCIATGGMELGATTIMIYGFRDREMILDIFELITGLRMNHAYIRPGGLAQDLPPGAVDQVRAFVRKMRRNLVEYDKLATGNPVFKGRMEGIGYLDLAGCMATGATGPIVRSAGLPHDLRRTRPYCGYENYDFEVPTADTCDAYGRFLIRLEEMRQSLGIVEQCLDRLEPGPVMVADKKIAWPAQLALGPDGLGNSLDHIKKIMGTSMEALIHHFKLVTEGFRVPPGQAYAAVESPKGELGVHAVSDGGTRPYRVHFRDPSFTNLQAMAAMCEGGQVADVIVAVASIDPVMGGVDR from the coding sequence ATGAGCACTCCCAGCGAGGCGTCCCGCGCAACCCCCCGCGAGACCACGGAAGGCACCGTCTACACGGTCACCGGCGGCGACTGGGACGAGGTCGCGGCGGGCGCCGCCAAGTCCGACGACGAGCGGATCATCGTCAACATGGGGCCGCAGCACCCGTCCACCCACGGCGTGCTCCGGCTGATCCTGGAGATCGACGGCGAGACCGTCACCGAGGCCCGCTGCGGCATCGGCTACCTGCACACCGGCATCGAGAAGAACCTCGAATACCGGACCTGGACGCAGGGCACGACGTTCGTGACGCGGATGGACTACCTGACGCCCTTCTTCAACGAGACGGCCTACTGCCTGGCCGTGGAGAAGCTGCTCGGCATCACCGACCAGGTGCCCGACCGGGCCTCGGTCATCCGCGTGCTGCTGATGGAGCTCAACCGGCTCTCCTCCCACCTGGTGTGCATCGCCACCGGCGGCATGGAGCTGGGCGCCACCACGATCATGATCTACGGCTTCCGCGACCGGGAGATGATCCTCGACATCTTCGAGCTGATCACCGGCCTGCGGATGAACCACGCCTACATCCGCCCCGGCGGCCTGGCCCAGGACCTGCCGCCGGGCGCCGTCGACCAGGTGCGCGCCTTCGTCAGGAAGATGCGCAGGAACCTCGTCGAGTACGACAAGCTCGCCACCGGCAACCCCGTCTTCAAGGGCCGCATGGAGGGCATCGGCTACCTCGACCTGGCCGGCTGCATGGCCACCGGAGCCACCGGGCCCATCGTCCGCTCCGCCGGACTGCCCCATGACCTGCGCAGGACGCGGCCGTACTGTGGATACGAGAACTACGACTTCGAGGTGCCGACAGCCGACACCTGCGATGCCTACGGCCGGTTCCTGATCCGGCTGGAGGAGATGCGCCAGTCGCTCGGCATCGTCGAGCAGTGCCTGGACCGGCTGGAGCCCGGGCCCGTGATGGTCGCGGACAAGAAGATCGCCTGGCCCGCCCAGCTGGCCCTGGGCCCCGACGGCCTCGGCAATTCCCTCGACCACATCAAGAAGATCATGGGCACCTCGATGGAGGCCCTGATCCACCACTTCAAGCTGGTGACGGAGGGCTTCCGGGTCCCGCCCGGCCAGGCGTACGCCGCCGTCGAGTCGCCCAAGGGCGAGCTGGGCGTCCACGCGGTCAGCGACGGTGGCACCCGCCCCTACCGGGTGCACTTCCGCGACCCGTCCTTCACCAACCTGCAGGCCATGGCAGCGATGTGTGAAGGCGGCCAGGTCGCCGACGTCATCGTCGCCGTCGCGTCCATCGACCCCGTGATGGGAGGCGTCGACCGGTGA
- the nuoE gene encoding NADH-quinone oxidoreductase subunit NuoE — MPQLPAPDYPADVRARLEADAREVIARYPGSRSALLPLLHLVQAEEGHITRTGIRFCAELLDLTTAEVTAVSTFYSMYRRRPSGDYQVGVCTNTLCAVMGGDAIFDDLQHHLGIGNGETTEDGAITLEHIECNAACDFAPVVMVNWEFFDNQTPQSARQLVDDLRAGRTVRPTRGAPLCTFKETARMLAGFPDRRPGAVEATGGAGPASLIGLRLAKGEVAPGHADHVVSPRTTADGPPDEAGPSPTTPDGGAPPRSDDAAGPTGEEGE; from the coding sequence ATGCCCCAACTCCCGGCCCCGGACTACCCGGCCGACGTACGGGCCCGGCTGGAAGCGGACGCCAGGGAGGTGATCGCCCGCTACCCCGGCTCGCGCTCGGCGCTGCTGCCGCTGCTGCACCTCGTCCAGGCCGAGGAAGGGCACATCACGCGCACCGGCATCCGCTTCTGCGCCGAACTGCTCGACCTGACCACCGCCGAGGTCACCGCGGTCTCGACCTTCTACTCCATGTACCGCCGCCGGCCGAGCGGCGACTACCAGGTCGGGGTCTGCACCAACACCCTGTGCGCGGTGATGGGCGGCGACGCCATCTTCGACGACCTCCAGCACCACCTCGGCATCGGCAACGGCGAGACCACCGAGGACGGCGCCATCACCCTCGAACACATCGAGTGCAACGCCGCCTGCGACTTCGCCCCCGTCGTGATGGTCAACTGGGAGTTCTTCGACAACCAGACCCCGCAGTCCGCCCGGCAGCTCGTCGACGACCTGCGGGCCGGCCGGACCGTCCGGCCCACCCGCGGCGCCCCCCTCTGCACCTTCAAGGAGACCGCCCGGATGCTCGCCGGCTTCCCGGACCGGCGCCCGGGCGCCGTCGAGGCCACCGGCGGCGCCGGTCCCGCCTCCCTGATCGGACTGCGCCTGGCCAAGGGCGAGGTGGCCCCCGGCCACGCGGACCACGTCGTCTCCCCGCGCACCACCGCGGACGGCCCGCCCGACGAGGCCGGCCCCTCTCCCACCACCCCGGACGGAGGGGCTCCGCCCCGCAGCGACGATGCCGCCGGCCCGACGGGCGAGGAGGGGGAGTGA
- the nuoF gene encoding NADH-quinone oxidoreductase subunit NuoF — protein MTVAAEFGGTPRPQAGGANSPEKVLAPVLSAFWDEPESWTLETYLRHEGYEGMRKALAMAPDDVIAYVKDSGLRGRGGAGFPTGMKWQFIPQGDGKPHYLVVNADESEPGTCKDIPLLFANPHSLIEGIVIAAHAIRSHHAFVYLRGEVVPVLRRLHEAVREAYAAGFLGKDILGSGLDLDVIVHAGAGAYICGEETALLDSLEGRRGQPRLRPPFPAVAGLYACPTVVNNVESIASVPAILNKGKDWFRSMGSEKSPGFTLYSLSGHVANPGQYEAPLGVTLRQLLDVSGGMRPGHRLKFWTPGGSSTPMFTDEHLDVPLDYEGVGAAGSMLGTKALQCFDETTCVVRAVTRWTEFYAHESCGKCTPCREGTYWLVQLLRDIEAGRGRLGDLDKIDDIADNINGKSFCALGDGAASPIFSSLKYFREEYEQHITGKGCPFDPAKSTLWAGTDAHLGVNA, from the coding sequence ATGACCGTGGCAGCCGAGTTCGGCGGCACCCCCCGGCCGCAGGCCGGAGGCGCGAACAGCCCCGAGAAGGTCCTCGCCCCCGTCCTCTCCGCCTTCTGGGACGAGCCCGAGTCCTGGACGCTGGAGACCTATCTGCGCCACGAGGGCTACGAGGGCATGCGCAAGGCCCTCGCGATGGCCCCGGACGACGTCATCGCCTACGTCAAGGACTCCGGGCTCCGCGGCCGTGGCGGCGCCGGCTTCCCGACCGGGATGAAATGGCAGTTCATTCCGCAGGGCGACGGCAAACCGCACTATCTCGTTGTCAACGCCGACGAGTCGGAGCCCGGGACCTGCAAGGACATCCCGCTCCTCTTCGCGAACCCGCATTCCCTCATCGAGGGGATCGTGATCGCCGCTCACGCGATCCGGTCGCACCATGCCTTCGTCTACCTGCGCGGTGAGGTCGTGCCCGTACTGCGCCGGCTGCACGAGGCCGTGCGCGAGGCGTATGCGGCGGGCTTCCTCGGAAAGGACATCCTGGGGTCGGGACTCGACCTGGACGTGATCGTGCACGCGGGCGCCGGCGCGTACATCTGCGGTGAGGAAACCGCGCTGCTGGATTCCCTGGAAGGCCGTCGCGGACAGCCCCGTCTGCGTCCCCCTTTCCCCGCGGTGGCCGGCCTGTACGCCTGCCCCACTGTCGTGAACAACGTCGAATCCATCGCGTCGGTTCCCGCGATCCTGAACAAGGGCAAGGACTGGTTCAGGTCGATGGGCAGCGAGAAGTCCCCGGGCTTCACGCTCTACTCGCTCAGCGGCCATGTGGCCAACCCCGGCCAGTACGAAGCCCCGTTGGGCGTCACGCTGCGCCAGCTGCTCGACGTCAGCGGCGGGATGCGGCCCGGCCACCGGCTCAAGTTCTGGACGCCCGGCGGCTCTTCGACACCGATGTTCACCGACGAGCACCTCGACGTCCCGCTCGACTACGAGGGCGTCGGCGCGGCCGGTTCGATGCTCGGCACCAAGGCGCTGCAGTGCTTCGACGAGACCACCTGCGTCGTCCGGGCGGTCACCCGCTGGACCGAGTTCTACGCGCACGAGTCCTGCGGCAAGTGCACACCCTGCCGCGAAGGGACCTACTGGCTGGTGCAGTTGCTGCGGGACATCGAAGCGGGCCGCGGCCGGCTCGGCGACCTCGACAAGATCGACGACATCGCCGACAACATCAACGGCAAGTCCTTCTGCGCCCTCGGCGACGGCGCCGCCTCGCCGATCTTCTCCTCGCTCAAGTACTTCCGCGAGGAGTACGAGCAGCACATCACCGGCAAGGGCTGCCCCTTCGACCCCGCCAAGTCGACCCTCTGGGCCGGCACCGACGCCCACCTGGGGGTGAATGCATGA
- a CDS encoding NADH-quinone oxidoreductase subunit G has translation MTVTTDAPSGGGEAAVPPEDLVTLTIDGIEISVPKGTLVIRAAELLGIEIPRFCDHPLLDPAGACRQCIVEVEGQRKPMASCTITCTDGMVVRSQLTSPVAEKAQRGVMELLLINHPLDCPVCDKGGECPLQNQAMQVGDPDSRFEGKKRTYEKPVAISTQVLLDRERCVLCARCTRFSNQIAGDPMIELIERGALQQVGIGEGDPFASYFSGNTIQICPVGALTSAAYRFRSRPFDLVSSPSVCEHCAGGCATRTDHRRGKVLRRLAADDPEVNEEWICDKGRFAFRYAQQRDRLEHPLVRDPESGELEPASWPAALAAAARGLAAARGRAGVLTGGRLTVEDAYAYAKFARIALHTNDIDFRARRHSAEEADFLAARVAGRGRDLDGGGVTYTALEKAPAVLLAGVEAEEEAPGVFLRLRKAHRRSGQRTYGLASHATRGLIKAGGTLLPAAPGTETEWLDALAGGVGLDGVGRAAAEALRADGAVIIVGERLAAVPGALTAAIRTASATGASLVWMPRRAGERGAVEAGALPGLLPGGRPATDPRARDEVAAAWGVAALPHRHGRDTGQIVEAAATGELGALLVAGVEVADLPDPARALTALDEVGFLVSLELRPSQVTERADVVLPVAAVVEKAGTFLNWEGRARRFEAALKPDQMTRRLLQPDARVLQMLADAMDVHLALPDLRAVRRELDQLGGWGGPFAGDPLETGRPLPRPDVGEAVLAGHRLLLDQGLLQEGDEALAGTRHAALARLSATTAEEAGVKDGDLLAVTGPAGSVQLPLRVTRMPDRVVWLPLNSVGGGVAADTGALPGDLVKVSAVPGTPAPAKEVDA, from the coding sequence ATGACCGTCACGACTGATGCGCCCTCCGGGGGCGGCGAGGCGGCGGTACCGCCGGAGGACCTCGTCACCCTGACGATCGACGGCATCGAGATCTCCGTCCCGAAGGGGACGCTGGTCATCCGCGCCGCCGAACTCCTCGGCATCGAGATCCCGCGCTTCTGCGACCACCCGCTGCTGGACCCGGCGGGCGCCTGCCGGCAGTGCATCGTCGAGGTCGAGGGCCAGCGCAAGCCGATGGCCTCCTGCACCATCACCTGCACCGACGGCATGGTGGTCAGGTCGCAGCTGACCTCGCCGGTGGCCGAGAAGGCCCAGCGCGGGGTGATGGAGCTGCTGCTGATCAACCATCCGCTGGACTGCCCGGTCTGCGACAAGGGCGGCGAGTGCCCGCTGCAGAACCAGGCGATGCAGGTCGGCGACCCGGACAGCCGCTTCGAGGGGAAGAAGCGCACCTACGAGAAGCCGGTGGCGATCTCCACGCAGGTGCTGCTGGACCGCGAGCGCTGCGTGCTGTGCGCGCGCTGCACCCGTTTCAGCAACCAGATCGCCGGCGACCCGATGATCGAGCTGATCGAGCGCGGCGCCCTCCAGCAGGTCGGTATCGGGGAGGGCGACCCCTTCGCGTCGTACTTCTCCGGGAACACCATCCAGATCTGCCCGGTGGGGGCGCTGACGTCGGCCGCGTACCGCTTCCGGTCCCGCCCGTTCGACCTGGTCTCCTCGCCGTCGGTGTGCGAGCACTGCGCCGGCGGCTGCGCGACGCGTACGGACCACCGCCGCGGCAAGGTCCTGCGGCGGCTGGCGGCCGACGACCCCGAGGTCAACGAGGAGTGGATCTGCGACAAGGGGCGGTTCGCCTTCCGGTACGCGCAGCAGCGGGACCGGCTGGAGCACCCCCTCGTGCGCGACCCGGAGTCCGGTGAACTGGAACCGGCGAGCTGGCCCGCCGCCCTGGCGGCCGCGGCCCGCGGACTGGCCGCCGCCCGGGGGCGCGCCGGGGTGCTGACCGGCGGCCGGCTGACCGTCGAGGACGCCTACGCCTACGCCAAGTTCGCCCGGATCGCGCTGCACACCAACGACATCGACTTCCGGGCCCGGCGGCACAGCGCCGAGGAGGCCGACTTCCTGGCCGCCAGGGTCGCCGGCCGCGGCCGGGATCTCGACGGCGGCGGCGTCACGTACACCGCGCTGGAGAAGGCACCGGCCGTGCTACTGGCCGGAGTCGAGGCGGAGGAGGAGGCGCCCGGCGTCTTCCTGCGGCTGCGCAAGGCGCACCGCAGGAGCGGCCAGCGCACGTACGGGCTGGCGAGCCACGCCACCCGCGGACTGATCAAGGCGGGCGGCACGCTGCTCCCGGCGGCGCCCGGTACGGAGACCGAATGGCTGGACGCTCTCGCGGGCGGCGTCGGGCTGGACGGCGTGGGTCGGGCCGCGGCCGAGGCGCTGCGCGCGGACGGTGCGGTGATCATCGTCGGCGAGCGGCTGGCGGCGGTGCCCGGCGCGCTGACCGCCGCGATCCGCACCGCCTCCGCGACCGGCGCCTCCCTGGTGTGGATGCCGCGGCGGGCGGGCGAGCGGGGTGCCGTCGAGGCGGGCGCGCTGCCCGGTCTGCTGCCCGGTGGGCGGCCGGCCACCGATCCGCGGGCCCGCGATGAGGTCGCCGCCGCCTGGGGTGTGGCCGCGCTGCCGCACCGGCACGGGCGGGACACCGGCCAGATCGTCGAGGCCGCGGCGACCGGTGAGCTCGGCGCGCTCCTGGTGGCGGGCGTCGAGGTCGCCGATCTGCCCGATCCGGCACGGGCGTTGACCGCGCTGGACGAGGTCGGGTTCCTGGTCAGCCTGGAGCTGCGGCCCTCTCAGGTCACCGAGCGGGCGGATGTGGTGCTCCCGGTGGCGGCCGTGGTCGAGAAGGCCGGAACGTTTCTGAACTGGGAGGGCCGGGCCCGGCGGTTCGAGGCCGCGCTCAAGCCGGACCAGATGACCCGCCGGCTGCTCCAGCCGGACGCCCGGGTGCTCCAGATGCTCGCCGATGCCATGGACGTCCATCTGGCGCTGCCGGACCTGCGGGCGGTGCGCCGGGAGCTGGACCAACTGGGCGGCTGGGGCGGCCCGTTCGCCGGTGATCCGCTGGAGACGGGGCGTCCGCTGCCCCGCCCGGACGTCGGCGAGGCCGTACTGGCGGGCCACCGGCTCCTCCTGGACCAGGGGCTGCTCCAGGAGGGCGACGAGGCGCTGGCCGGCACCCGGCACGCCGCACTCGCCCGGCTGTCGGCCACCACGGCCGAGGAGGCCGGCGTCAAGGACGGCGACCTGCTGGCGGTCACCGGGCCGGCCGGATCGGTGCAACTGCCGCTCCGCGTCACGCGGATGCCCGACCGGGTGGTGTGGCTGCCGCTGAATTCCGTGGGCGGCGGCGTGGCCGCCGACACCGGGGCGCTCCCCGGTGACCTGGTGAAGGTCTCCGCCGTCCCGGGTACGCCGGCGCCGGCCAAGGAGGTGGACGCATGA
- the nuoH gene encoding NADH-quinone oxidoreductase subunit NuoH: protein MMRFGHPVAVLAQEDLSMFGRDPWWLVVVKAVFCFAFLMLTVLFSIVWERKVVAWMQLRIGPNRHGPWGMLQSLADGIKLMLKEDLVVRRADKVVYVLAPIVAAIPAFMAIAVIPFGPAGNEISILGHRTPMQLTDLPIGILYILATASVGIYGIVLAGWSSGSTYPLLGGLRSCAQMISYEIAMGMSFAAVFLYSGSMSTSTIVESQQSKWYVLLLPVSFVIYIVAMVGETNRAPFDMPESEGDLVGGFNTEYSSIKFAMFMLAEYINMVTVSAVAVTLFLGGWKAPWPISTFWAGANHGWWPMLWFVIKVQLFLFFFIWLRGTLPRVRYDQFMKLGWKVLIPVSMVWLMLVATVRALKNEGYDFSRIVLYVAGGAITLLLISLLVDFFRRGEEEETDGDGAFDPMAGGFPVPPLPGQSLPPVPRRRPRRDRELIVSGRVDTVSDGNETDGKGGDGA from the coding sequence ATGATGCGGTTCGGTCATCCGGTGGCCGTGCTGGCCCAAGAGGACCTGTCGATGTTCGGGCGTGACCCGTGGTGGCTGGTCGTCGTCAAGGCGGTGTTCTGCTTCGCGTTCCTGATGCTGACGGTGCTGTTCTCGATCGTCTGGGAGCGCAAGGTCGTCGCCTGGATGCAGCTGCGGATCGGTCCCAACCGGCACGGCCCCTGGGGGATGCTCCAGTCGCTCGCCGACGGCATCAAGCTGATGCTGAAGGAGGACCTGGTCGTCCGGCGCGCGGACAAGGTGGTCTACGTCCTCGCGCCCATCGTGGCGGCCATCCCGGCGTTCATGGCGATCGCGGTGATCCCGTTCGGCCCGGCCGGCAACGAGATCTCGATCCTCGGCCACCGCACCCCGATGCAGCTCACCGACCTCCCGATCGGCATCCTCTACATCCTGGCCACGGCCTCGGTCGGCATCTACGGCATCGTGCTGGCGGGCTGGTCCTCCGGGTCGACGTATCCGCTGCTCGGCGGCCTGCGGTCGTGCGCGCAGATGATCTCGTACGAGATCGCGATGGGGATGTCGTTCGCGGCGGTGTTCCTCTACTCCGGGTCGATGTCGACGTCGACCATCGTGGAGTCGCAGCAGAGCAAGTGGTACGTCCTGCTGCTGCCGGTGTCCTTCGTCATCTACATCGTCGCGATGGTGGGGGAGACCAACCGGGCGCCGTTCGACATGCCGGAGTCCGAGGGCGACCTCGTCGGCGGCTTCAACACCGAGTACTCGTCGATCAAGTTCGCGATGTTCATGCTCGCCGAGTACATCAACATGGTCACCGTCTCGGCGGTCGCGGTCACCCTGTTCCTGGGCGGCTGGAAGGCGCCCTGGCCGATCTCGACGTTCTGGGCGGGCGCGAACCACGGCTGGTGGCCGATGCTCTGGTTCGTCATCAAGGTGCAGCTGTTCCTGTTCTTCTTCATCTGGCTGCGCGGCACCCTTCCCCGGGTGCGCTACGACCAGTTCATGAAGCTGGGCTGGAAGGTCCTGATCCCGGTCTCGATGGTCTGGCTGATGCTCGTCGCCACCGTCCGGGCGCTGAAGAACGAGGGCTACGACTTCTCCCGGATCGTGCTGTACGTCGCCGGCGGCGCGATCACGCTGCTGCTGATCTCGCTGCTCGTGGACTTCTTCCGGCGCGGCGAGGAGGAGGAGACGGACGGCGACGGCGCCTTCGACCCGATGGCGGGCGGGTTCCCGGTACCGCCGCTGCCCGGCCAGAGCCTGCCGCCGGTGCCGCGCAGGCGCCCGCGCCGGGACCGCGAGTTGATTGTCAGTGGTCGGGTGGACACTGTGAGTGACGGAAATGAGACCGACGGAAAGGGGGGCGACGGTGCCTGA
- the nuoI gene encoding NADH-quinone oxidoreductase subunit NuoI, whose amino-acid sequence MPEFQNPVAGFGVTFRAMFKKRLTEQYPEEKKPTAPRFHGRHQLNRHPDGLEKCIGCELCAWVCPADAIYVEGADNTDEERYSPGERYGRVYQINYLRCILCGLCVEACPTRALTMTNEYELADRSRESLIYTKEELLAGLDDTMVDTPHAIYPGMTERDYYNGLVTGAAPGTVRQVAVSKGEKPADPDPDADADADAQAAADAAAAGSDAREKGARA is encoded by the coding sequence GTGCCTGAGTTCCAGAACCCCGTGGCCGGCTTCGGCGTGACCTTCAGGGCCATGTTCAAGAAGCGGCTGACCGAGCAGTATCCGGAGGAGAAGAAGCCGACGGCGCCGCGCTTCCACGGCCGGCACCAGCTCAACCGGCATCCGGACGGGCTGGAGAAGTGCATCGGCTGCGAGCTGTGCGCCTGGGTCTGCCCGGCGGACGCGATCTACGTCGAGGGCGCGGACAACACCGACGAGGAGCGCTACTCCCCGGGTGAGCGGTACGGCCGCGTCTACCAGATCAACTACCTCCGCTGCATTCTGTGCGGCCTGTGCGTGGAAGCCTGCCCGACCCGCGCGCTGACCATGACCAACGAGTACGAACTCGCCGACCGGTCCCGCGAATCGCTCATCTACACCAAGGAGGAGCTGCTCGCGGGCCTGGACGACACGATGGTCGACACCCCGCACGCGATCTATCCGGGCATGACGGAGCGCGACTACTACAACGGGCTGGTGACCGGGGCCGCTCCGGGGACGGTCCGCCAGGTCGCGGTCTCCAAGGGCGAGAAGCCGGCGGACCCGGACCCGGATGCGGATGCGGATGCGGATGCGCAAGCGGCGGCGGATGCGGCAGCGGCCGGGTCGGACGCCCGGGAGAAGGGGGCCCGCGCATGA